The Malus domestica chromosome 17, GDT2T_hap1 genome contains the following window.
CATTCatcatcccccctcaatctcaactgggttTCCCAGCTTAAGATTGAAGCAATGCTTAATAAAAGTAGAACTGTGAAGACCTTTAGTAAGCACATCAGTTGTTTGTTCATCAATTGCAACATCCAAATCTCCTTGTTGTACTCTTTTGCGAACAAAGTGATAATTTGTGTCAAGATGTTTAATTCTGGAATGGAACACTGGATTTGCACTTAGTGCAATAGCGGACATATTGTCATAGAAAATCACAAGTGGATTGGGTAGAAAAACATCCAAGTCCTTCAAAACATTCCTTACCCAAGCAATATTAGAGGCAATGTGAGCAAGTGCTTTGTACTCAGCTTTAGTTGAGCTTCTAGAAACTGAGCTTTGCTTCTTAGACTGCCAAGAAATAGGATTATTACCAAGTAATACAACATATCCAGTCATTTACCTCCTTGCATTTAAGTCAGCAGCCCAATCAGAATAAGAGAATGCATTGAGACATGGTCCTGCAATAGCTAAGTAAACAACACCAGCTTGAATTGTACCCTGAAGATACCTTATAATTCGTTTTACAACTCCTAGATGTATATCAGTTGGCTCTGTCATGTATTGACGGACACAATTTACTGCAAAAGCAATATCTGGCATAATAAAGGTTAAATATTGTAATGATCCAACTAAGCTTTTGTAAAAACTAGGATCTGCAAGTGATGTTCCTTCTATCACTAACATCGAATTGTGTGGTTTGCAAGGAGTTGGAGCGGGCTTACATGAATCCATTCATGCCTTGTGAATGAGATCCTTGATATACTTGGCCTAATTTACAAATAAGTCCCCATTGACCTTATATTGAATTTGCAGCCCTAAGAAATATGTCAGCTTCCTGAGATCCTTCAAGTCAAATACCTTAGAGAGTTCCTTCACTATTGATTAAATTATTACAGGATTAGATCCAATCAAAATAATGTTATCTACATAAAGTAAAAGAATGACAATATTTGAGTGATCTTTCTTTGTAAACAAGCTTGTATCAGATGGTAAGGCAGTGAATCCCATAGCAAGAATATAACTTGTGAATTTTGAATTCCAAGCCCTTGGTGCTTGCTTGAGACCATATAAGGATTTCAAAAGTTTGCACACACGTGTTGGATGTTGTGGATCAACAAATCCTTGAGGTTGTTTCATATAAACCTCTTCCTGCAATTCTCCATGAAAAAATGCATTCTTGATGTCCAGTTGTTTTAAATCCCAATGATTCATTGCAGCTAATGCTAAGATAATTCTCACAGTTGTATGTCTCACCACAGGGCTGAAAGTTTCAAAATAAACTACTTCATGCTTCTGAGAAAACCCTTGAGCAACCAGCCTAGCTTTATATATAGACACACTGCCATTTGgattctttttcactttgtaTACCCACTTACTGTCCACAATTGATCTATCTAGAGGTGATGGAACAAGACTCCATGTTCCCTGGGCCCAAAGAGAATCATACTCTTCTTGCATGGCTTGTTGCCACTAAGGTATACTAGATGTTTTTCTAAATGAAGAAGGTTCTTTGCAAGTATTTACTTCAGTAATAAAGGAGAAACCTCCAAAAAAATGGCTCATCTTCAGTGATTTGTAAGGACTGCAATTCTGGAAATGTTGCCAAATAAGCTACATAATTTTTCTTCATAATAGTTCCACTCTTTAATCTTGTTATCATAGGATGCTGAGGATTTACTCTTGACATTGAAGAATTGGTATTTATATTTGTGGAACCTGGAGGTATGGGAAGAATTACCTCAAGTTGTGACTCGTGATGGACAGGCAACAAGGGTGATATATCTGCTGTTATTGTAGAGTGATGGTGATGGGGATGAATATCTGACATAGCCCATGTCTCAGATAGTTCTGTAGTACCAATGCTGCTATGACTAGGCTGCAATGCATCTTGTGATATAGACATTACACCAAAATTTTGATTGTGAGTAGATTGTGATTGTTGTACCTGTGGAATTGGTATTTGAATTATCACATGAACTGACTTATCTTGAATTGAAGTACGCTTATCACTTTGTTGTGGTTTTCCTACAGACTTAATGGAAAGACATCTTCATCATGTATAATATGTCGTGACACTATTAATCTGCCAGTGTTTTGATCAAAGCAAACCCTTATAACCAATAGAGAATCCTATAAATACACATTGGCTTGATCTTGGTTGTAATTTGTTACTATTGAATGGTCTCAAGAAATGATACATTGCAGTTCCAAAAATTTTGAACTGTTGAACTTCAGGATTATGACCAAACACCAACTGATATGGACATTTCATCTGTAGCACTTTGCATTCTATTAATTAACAACACAGCATATGCACATGCATGGTACCAGAATCTTGGAGAAAGATTAGCTTGAGACATCAGTGTGACTGCAGTTTCTACTACATGCCTATGTTTCCTCTCAGCAAGTCCATTTTGCTGAGGGGTGTGAGGACAAGAAACCATATGAGTGATGCCCTTGCTCGCCAAGAAATCCACAAATGATTTGCTCATGTATTCCCCTCCACCATCATATTgtaaacattttatattaacatTGAAttgatttaacacaaaagcttgaaatttgacaaaaatggagaaagcttctaatttatttgtcATGGAAAATATCCATATGAACCTTGAATATTCATCTACAAAGTTTATGTAATATCTATAACCTTGTACAAATTGACTTGGAGCTGGACCTCATATATCACTATGTATTTTCTCAAACAAATAGATAGCTCTGTGTTCTCTACTAAGAAATGGCTGCATACTCATTTTCCCCTGAATACAAGAAGAACATACAATATGAGTTGTATCTATACTAGCAAATATATTTGCAGATTTTAACATAGCTTGTAAAACTTCCTCTGAAAAGTGTCCAAAACGTTGATGCCAAACTGAAGCAATGACCTTTTTGCCAATGAACGCAACACATCTACTCAACTTTGCAACAAATGAATCTGAAAATGCATTAACTAGAATTCTGAACAGATCCCTACCATCACTCATTCCTTGATATAAAATCACCTGTGTGGCCTTATCCTGTATGAAAAACATCACATATGAACCAACAACCATTATTCTTACACAATTTCTTGATAGATAAAAGATTGACTGTTATCATTAGAACATGTAAATCATTTTTCAATATAAGAGAGTTATTGGATGAAGTAGTAATGGTTGAGGAACCAATCCTTTTGACTATCAAACATTCACCATTGCCAATGATAATCTTCTCATTTCCATTGTATGGTGCAACTTGATTAATGTTGGTATCATTGGCAGTCATGTGGTGTGTTGCACCAATGTCCAAAATCTAAGTTTCAGCATCATTGAATCCATTGTCATTGGGAACATTTGTATTTGGTGGCCTCATATTGGTTTGTGCAGACAAAGTAGTGAGGGAAGGTGGTGGTGGATTACCTTGGTATAAGAAATTGTTCTTGTGATAACATTCAAGGGCAATGTGACCCTTCTTTCCCCATATTTGACACACTACAAAACTTGAAGATTGTCCATTGTTATCAGCTCGGAAATAACAATTTGGTGCAGTGTGTCTTCTCCTTGAACATATTTGACACTCAGGTGAGATATCATTCTTATAGCTGGTATTGCCATTCCAAGATCCTCCTTTGCCATAATTGTTTCCAAAGAATTAAGAACTTTTTCCATTCCTAGAATATGAATTATTTCCATTGTTCCCAGCACCAAACATTGAGTTATTCCTAAATCTATTTGAGAAATTTCTAGAGAAAGACTTCGAGGTATTGTTTCTAGAGAAATTGCCTCCATTACTCCCATTAAATTTCTTGTTATTCCCCTGAGAAATTACCCCTTTGTTGGAATCTATTCCTATTACTCACATGTCCTGACCCCTTGAAAGTTTGAGCTAGTCACCCCCTTGTGAATTTGAACTTTTCCCCTGCTCATAATTCTagtttcctacttgaaatatGCTAGAACTTGCCCCATCGCCTTGTACATACGTTGCAGACATGGAATTTGAAAGAACCTGTATCTGAGCCTCAATACTAGCTTCTGCACCTAAAAATTGTGCTCGAAAATCTTTAAGTGACATTATGGAATCCCTTGCAAGAATCATTGTCTTGATTACTTCAAAATCAACAAGCAAACATCAATGATATAATCATTATCAGATATCTTCTCACCAGCAGAAATTAATTGATCTCGAATCCCCTTGAGTCTAAGCATGAATTTGTCCACAGAATCTCCTCCTTTTTGTGTAGTGTGAGATTCCATTTTTAGTTGATTCACACGAACCATTGATACATAGGCGAACCTTTCTTGTAGACAGTTCCAAGCTTCTTGTGAAGTTTTGCACCCAATGACATGTTCGATGGCATCATTGGAAAGGGTGACAAGGAGCAGACTTAGCAATGCAAGATCCTTTTTCACCCAATCTTTGTATGTTGTAGTAATTTCTATAGTAACTCCAGTGTCTGTATTGATTACATACTTTGGTGGACATGGTAAATCTCCAGtaaagaaatcaaacaaatcataaccTTTCAAAACAGACTGAAATTGAAAGCTCCATTTCACAAAATTATCATCTTGAAGCCTAACTGTAAGCATTCCCAACAACCCCTCAATCTTTACAGACTTAAACATGATGATATTTCAAGAAACTTGTAATGAAAGATTATATGATATACCTAACAATACACTTTGGCTATTGGCTTTACAAACATgcaataatcaagaaaatggcTATTGGCCTTGTTGAAATTCACTAGAAATGGCTATCGGCCTTATCAACAACACAATCTTGGCTATTGGCTTTATGAACAACACAATCTTTGGCTATCAGCCTTAATAATTCTCTACTGCAAAGACTCAATTTTGGCTATTGGCCTTGAAttttcaagtaaaaaaaaaaaaccatgcgAAACAATGTTCACTGACGCATTGAAACAAATAGAAAATGGGCATTGCGTAAACtagaaaaagaagaagcttGATGGTAGTCGAAATTGTTACCCAAATCGCAAAAAAACACCACAAATCCTCAACAATGTCAACGGAAGAACGACATCGAGAATCGTTCGGCTCTTGATACCATGATAACAGAAATGAAGAGTTGCAGAGAATGAACTAATGTTGTAgagaaagcaagaaagaaaaagaattcttagagagagaaagaagagaattcTCAATTGTATTTTATGTATTGTATTTCCATCATTTGTTTGGAGCTATTACATTTGCTTATATAGCCACACACAACTTACACTCTAAGCAATTTGTTTTTAACAGAACCAACTACCTAACAACCTTTCTGTTAACCATTTTAACAACTACTAACAGTTTTCCTATCAGCCTACACCATTCATCAGCTCCAACATAAGGCACTAGACTCCTCTGTGCCACCTGACTACTTGCCTAATCATACTTAAGAACATTGGTCACGGAACAATGAGTGGTTCACTTCCACAATAATTCTCTAGTAAGCATTAAAATTACACCAAACTCATTTAGCAAATTAGGCTGTTTTCTTTTGAATTCTCTGGTAACCTGTTTAGCAACTTACAAGgattgagtaaattgtagtaaaagtccctcaattttaacccaattggagcaatggtcacttaactaaaaattcattaccattggtccctcaactcatcaaaacatgcaactatagtcattttcgtcaaccCGTTAGAACTTCCGTCCAAATGAGTAATGTGCCATGCATGTGAGGTTGAATCAAGGGGCAACTAtggaaaattaaataataaaaattgtaacaatgatcctttaactttaatccaactaaagaaatggtccctcaacctTAACCCATTTGATACAATGGTCCTtctaacataacttattttgacaaaattcttatggaattgacgaaaatgaccataactacACGTTTTAATAAGTTAAGAgatcaatggtaatgaatttttagttaagggacaattgctccaatttggttcaaaattgagggaccattgctataatCTACTCTACAAGTATTTTGATTAGACTTGACATTCGTGTCATGTTTTTCGTGTTTGTGTCATTTTCGTGACATACATGATATCTTAATGGATCGTGTCATGTAATAACCGTTAAAGTAAACGGGTAATATAACCCAACCAGAAATCGATCCGTTAATCTTATTAGGTAATTGACCCGATCggtttgtaacatcccacatggcccaggggtgaggatcatgtaagccttatatgtatgttcctatctctacctagcacgaggccttttgagagctcactggcttcgggttccatcggatctctgaagttaagcgagttcacgcgagagcaatcctaggatgagtgacccattaggaagttttcgtgtgagttcccagaaacaaaaccgtgagggcgtggtcgggacctaaaacgaacaatatcgtgctacggtaaaGTCGAGcctaggatgtggtgggggcccgggctgggatgtgacaatttggtatcagagctaatccCTGACCGGAAGTGTGTTGAGAGGACGTCaggcccttaaggggggtggattgtaacatcccatatcacctaggggtgaggatcttgtaagccttatatgtatattctcatatctacctagcacgaggcctgttgggagctcactggcttcgggttccatcagaactctgaagttaagtgagttcgcgcgagagcaatcccaggatgggtgacctactgggaagttttcgtgtgagttcccataaacaaaatcgtgagggcgtggtcgaggcccaaagcgaacaatatcgtgctacggtagagtcgagtctaggatgtggtgggggcttgggccgggatgtgacatgttacccgttaagaaaaatatattttaaattaataaataatgaaaatgaaaacataatttgaccactaaaaaattgaaaacataatactaaatttatATGTATATCACATTatcacataaatattatttcaaaacataaaaacaacatTTGTCTTTTAAGTATTACATACCCAAAATAAGAGTctaatgaaaaaacattagtacattaCTACACAATACCAAATGGttaaggatatgcaaaatgaaaggagTTGCATTTCAAAGTTGAGGAAACCTTGCACGTTTTTTACAATAAAACCCAAGGGAAATTATAttggtttattttgaactcccttaaaaattctattcatgaaggtttgtatggttttaaaaattgaaaCGATGATCTACTTATCCTCAAAACGTAgagcgtttgcatattttttttcacattttttgcacttgtaaattaattattatatttttaatgtatttgatatttttaaattacttgatatttttattttagtgtgttttataatttttttaatctcactaTTTGCCTAtcatatactataaaaataaataaaaatatttttttaaaaatttatatagaataataatataataaatattttaatatacaatatatagaTATACTTTGTGACTATTATATTTTATAGTAAATTCTTTTTTAatagtttaaaaaaattaaattcatcaaaataatttttttcttcgcaatcaaacattcaaatgcTCTCTCTACATCCTCAAATTATCGATTTTGAGAATTGGGTTTTCTTAatcgaagaaaaaaagaattggGTTTTCAAGTTTTAGTTCATCTGATCAGAAATATACCTTTAAAGAAATCATGAATTCCATGTTCAATTCGTTTGATGATTTGTGTGCTGAGTTTTTGGGCCAGAGGGTGAAGTCCTCCTTCCCCACACAGCAGCTGAAGAGTACGTTCCATCAAATAACACGATTAGTACAGCAAACCAAGAGGGAAATATGGAATCCTTGCCGGAGGCTAAGAAGCAGAGCCGGAGGTCGCCGCCGAGGTTCGCGGTGGAGCTGGATGGACTCAACTGCTTTGAGACACTCGTCTCTCTTTAACCATCTGCCGCTGGAAGTCTAATCCCAGATTATATTTAGATTGTTataccaagaaaaagaaaaagaaaaaatagagtaTCGAAGTAAATGTTAATAAGATAAACTACAATTCTttcaaaaaaaccaaaaaaaaaaaaaaaacaaaagagtatCGATGTAAATGTTAATATTGTACTCCCGTGTCAAGCCTGTTAACAACTAGTTATTAACGGATTTTTACTGTATGATACGATAATAATCCGATTAATTATTATGTAGGCTTGAAATTcgttattttcatattatttacGTATCGTATTAATGAGTTGTAAGACAAATTCCGAGATCTAATTTTGATACCACCATCATTTGACTGGTAATAATGCTGTAACGATATCTAATGAACATGCGACTGCCGGATGATATTGTAAAACTATCATATACAAACATACACAAGCATTCAGTCATTCATTCACAATGAAATATGTATCTAAGAAGGCGacatatattaaaaacaaaaataataaaattaaaagaaaaaaaaagtgagtaaTTGCAAGTATCAAGCAAGCAGAGGAGAAAGAGACGAAAAGAGGGAGAGATTAACAGGGGATTTGAGAAGTGAACCATTCCATCACATGAATTGGAGCTTTCACCAACTGCAGAGCCAGCTCCACCATCACCGTCACGCACAAACAGCACGGGCATATGCACGTCAGCAACAATCTGCCACCCACCACCGCCACCACGACGGCACCACCCACCACAAGCAATAAATCAGAtcacaaattcaaaattcaaagcaCTGAACAATCAGTCAATCACAATTTGAGATACCAAGATAAGATGAGGTGATCGATCAAATTGCAAATTGAAAATTTCAGAGAGAAATCAATGAATtggagagaggaagaatacaAGGAATCATATTTATACCCGACGATCCAGATGACGATGCCGACGATGgagaggaggagggagagaagagCGAACGGAAGGCCCAGTAGAAAGCCCAAAGGCCTGCAATCACCCTCTGAAGAGCACATTTTCGAATTTCTCTGTCTCACTTCCGCTTGATTTCTCCGATTTTGCTGCTTCTGCTTCCTTCAGCAAGTGCTTCTGCTTCCTTCCCTTCAACACGTGCTTCTGCTTCCTTCAACACGTGCTGCTTCTGCTTCCTTCCACAACTGCTTCTGCTTCACCCTCACGCACTTCAATGTggcagacagagagagagagaggataatGGACAAAGACTTCGATTCCGTAGTGGGCGACTCACGGCACGTGGCGTTTTACTGGGAATCCGAATTTTCCACTTTCCTTTGGCGTCTCTCTAATTATAAAATTTACTTTTTACAATTTTTCCTTATACCAaaattttgaacaaaatttataaatcaaataatgtgttactaatagaaaataagcacgttaatcaacacttgattaataatctaatcatcaacaactacatcatttgatttataaatttaatttagaaatttAATCTCCTTCACATTATTTTTACAAATTAAGATTAACAAGAATTTTAAAATACTTTTGAAAGAATGAATTTGATGACATTTGTAAAATCCAACAACTTTTATATGGAATGCGGAGAATTCTTATAAATTTTGTTGGCTTAATAGGATTAATAGTCTCTGTGATGATAAGGTTGTCAAAAAATTAC
Protein-coding sequences here:
- the LOC103405553 gene encoding signaling peptide TAXIMIN 1, whose protein sequence is MCSSEGDCRPLGFLLGLPFALLSLLLSIVGIVIWIVGLLLTCICPCCLCVTVMVELALQLVKAPIHVMEWFTSQIPC